In Sedimentibacter sp. MB31-C6, one genomic interval encodes:
- a CDS encoding sensor histidine kinase: MLAIKWKTLSRKTITKTTAFILLVFSLMLGVFSCLEVFLNVENYESITVENYIQSNTLSDELRHGANRLEYLLRVYKGKDFIINGGTIENLKIEDSWQLTNLYNNFVVENNYEDNIETEELFWIEKSDEIEDIKKAIIKTDLSNYEKILDDLNNPEGLIYYAYDGKNISTNTEIDRKSFYEIRTAYLLIDEDGTVIKPENGKNSYSPSLVDKLESIENGIDETVIYVGITDEGLATRIDKWNNDRHTLIKNAIIILICIVITLICFVYLMIVAGRRNGTEEIHIIFLDKLYTDLNLISIIGLVAIGIVGFNEVLSIRYININLMKLAMLSSVAALSTAFIGLFLSIVKHIKKGTIIRYSVIYIVLSKIIEIIVKLFRGGPLMFKSITGIIILMGTTILGTKNNFLLLLILIFASFFVYKKVISFKTILDGIKFTKEGDYAYKINLEGNGEFKQLAEDINELTDGIKMAVQNEVKSERLKSELITNVSHDIKTPLTSIISYVDLLKREGLDSKNAMKYLDVLDRKSNRLKNLTEDLFEAAKATSGSIEPHFSRVNVNALVSQILGESNDKIQDKKLQFKVTATEDRIYANADGRLLSRVMENLLSNIFKYALKGSRVYIDITQLEQNVYICFKNVSAKELNIPVDELMERFKRGDESRSSEGNGLGLAIARSLMEIQKGLLSISIDGDLFKAEIKLEKYSH, from the coding sequence GTGTTGGCTATAAAGTGGAAGACATTAAGTAGAAAAACAATTACAAAAACAACCGCATTTATTTTATTAGTATTTAGCCTTATGTTAGGAGTTTTTTCATGCTTGGAAGTATTTTTGAATGTAGAAAACTATGAAAGTATTACTGTTGAAAATTATATTCAAAGCAATACCCTAAGTGACGAACTGCGTCATGGTGCTAATAGGTTGGAGTATTTATTACGCGTTTATAAAGGTAAGGATTTTATTATAAATGGTGGAACCATAGAGAATTTGAAAATTGAAGATAGTTGGCAACTAACTAATTTATACAATAATTTTGTTGTTGAAAACAATTATGAAGATAATATAGAAACAGAAGAGTTATTTTGGATTGAAAAAAGCGACGAAATAGAAGATATAAAAAAAGCAATTATAAAAACTGACTTGTCTAACTATGAAAAAATATTAGATGACTTAAATAATCCAGAAGGATTAATATACTATGCTTATGACGGAAAAAATATTTCTACTAATACAGAAATTGATAGAAAATCATTTTATGAAATAAGAACTGCATATTTGCTTATTGATGAAGATGGCACGGTAATTAAGCCAGAAAATGGGAAAAATAGTTATTCGCCTTCATTAGTAGACAAATTAGAAAGTATTGAAAATGGTATAGATGAAACTGTAATTTATGTTGGTATAACAGATGAAGGATTGGCAACTCGAATAGATAAATGGAATAATGATAGACATACTTTAATCAAGAATGCAATTATCATATTAATTTGTATTGTTATAACGCTAATATGCTTCGTTTACCTAATGATTGTAGCTGGTAGAAGAAATGGAACTGAAGAAATCCACATAATATTTTTAGATAAGTTATATACCGATTTAAATTTGATTTCAATAATAGGTCTTGTGGCAATAGGTATAGTTGGATTTAATGAAGTACTTAGTATAAGATATATAAATATAAATTTAATGAAACTAGCAATGCTTTCATCAGTGGCTGCATTATCTACAGCATTTATAGGTCTATTTCTTTCAATAGTGAAACATATAAAAAAAGGAACAATTATAAGATATTCTGTTATTTATATCGTTTTGTCTAAAATTATAGAAATTATAGTTAAACTATTCAGAGGTGGCCCTCTAATGTTTAAATCCATAACTGGTATAATTATTTTAATGGGAACTACAATATTAGGAACAAAAAACAATTTTTTATTGTTATTAATTTTAATATTTGCTTCTTTCTTTGTTTATAAAAAAGTAATATCTTTTAAAACCATATTAGATGGAATTAAATTTACTAAAGAGGGAGATTATGCCTATAAAATAAATTTAGAAGGTAATGGAGAATTTAAGCAATTAGCAGAAGATATAAACGAACTAACAGATGGTATAAAAATGGCTGTACAAAACGAAGTAAAAAGTGAAAGGCTCAAAAGTGAGTTAATTACAAATGTTTCCCATGATATTAAAACACCTTTAACTTCAATAATTTCCTATGTTGACTTGCTTAAACGAGAGGGACTTGATTCAAAGAATGCTATGAAATATTTGGATGTTTTGGACCGAAAATCTAATAGACTAAAAAACCTTACAGAAGATTTATTCGAAGCAGCAAAAGCAACAAGTGGCAGTATTGAGCCTCATTTTTCAAGGGTAAATGTGAATGCATTAGTTTCACAAATATTGGGAGAATCAAACGATAAAATACAAGATAAAAAACTGCAATTTAAGGTTACTGCAACTGAGGATAGAATATACGCAAATGCAGACGGTAGACTATTAAGTAGGGTTATGGAAAACTTACTTTCAAACATATTTAAATATGCATTGAAAGGTTCACGAGTTTATATAGATATTACTCAATTAGAACAAAATGTATACATTTGCTTTAAAAATGTCTCAGCAAAAGAACTGAATATTCCAGTAGATGAATTAATGGAAAGATTCAAAAGAGGTGATGAATCTAGGAGCTCAGAAGGTAATGGTCTAGGGTTAGCAATAGCTAGAAGTTTAATGGAAATTCAAAAAGGATTGTTAAGTATAAGTATTGATGGTGATTTGTTTAAAGCGGAAATAAAATTAGAAAAATATTCACATTAA
- the murA gene encoding UDP-N-acetylglucosamine 1-carboxyvinyltransferase, producing MKKIKVNKSLELAGTIRVDGSKNAILPILAATLLSEEECIIHDIPKLKDVEIMCQLLKVLGADIEEIESNTLKITVKNITTCEAPYELISKMRASFLVMGPLLARCGNSKIYMPGGCAIGTRPIDLHLKGFKALGTDIKSENGYVNAKTDKLIGNYIYLDFPSVGATENLIMAAVLAEGETIIENAAEEPEIVDLANFINSMGGNIIGAGTKTIRIKGVKKLHKTEHTVIPDRIEAGTYMVVAAATGGDLLIENIVSSHLQPIIAKLNETGAHIEEYEDKIRVVSNGIIKPVDIKTLPYPGFPTDMQAQFMALLSIADGTSIIHETIFENRFMHANELMRMGVNVKIEGSSAVLTGKSELTGAKVKATDLRAGAALIIAGLIAEGETEITDVYHIERGYADIIGKLQNVGAKIRLEE from the coding sequence ATGAAAAAAATAAAAGTAAATAAAAGTCTGGAACTTGCAGGTACTATTAGAGTTGATGGCTCAAAGAATGCAATTTTGCCAATTTTGGCAGCAACACTTCTTTCAGAAGAAGAATGTATTATTCATGATATACCGAAATTAAAAGATGTTGAAATAATGTGTCAGCTACTAAAAGTTTTAGGAGCAGACATAGAAGAAATAGAAAGCAATACACTTAAAATAACAGTTAAAAATATTACTACATGCGAAGCACCATATGAATTAATATCAAAAATGAGGGCTTCGTTTCTTGTAATGGGTCCTTTGTTGGCGAGATGTGGAAATTCTAAAATTTATATGCCAGGAGGGTGCGCAATAGGGACACGCCCTATTGATTTGCACTTAAAAGGGTTTAAAGCTTTAGGAACTGATATTAAATCAGAAAATGGATATGTGAATGCTAAGACTGATAAATTAATTGGAAATTACATTTATTTGGATTTCCCTAGTGTTGGCGCAACGGAAAATTTAATAATGGCAGCAGTTCTCGCTGAAGGAGAAACAATTATAGAAAATGCTGCAGAAGAACCAGAAATTGTTGATTTGGCAAATTTCATTAATAGTATGGGCGGAAATATTATTGGTGCAGGAACTAAAACTATTCGAATTAAAGGTGTAAAAAAACTGCATAAAACTGAGCATACAGTTATACCTGATAGAATAGAAGCAGGAACATATATGGTGGTAGCAGCAGCAACAGGTGGTGATTTGCTAATTGAAAATATAGTATCAAGTCACTTGCAACCAATTATAGCAAAATTAAATGAAACTGGGGCACATATAGAAGAGTATGAAGATAAAATAAGAGTAGTATCAAATGGAATTATAAAACCAGTAGATATCAAAACCCTTCCATACCCTGGATTTCCAACGGATATGCAGGCTCAATTTATGGCATTGCTTTCAATAGCTGATGGCACAAGTATAATACACGAAACTATATTTGAAAACCGATTTATGCATGCAAACGAGTTAATGCGTATGGGAGTTAATGTAAAAATAGAGGGCAGTAGTGCTGTTTTAACAGGAAAAAGTGAATTAACCGGTGCCAAGGTAAAAGCTACTGACTTAAGAGCAGGAGCTGCTTTAATAATAGCTGGCCTAATAGCAGAAGGTGAAACAGAAATTACAGATGTTTACCATATAGAAAGAGGTTATGCTGATATAATAGGAAAATTACAAAATGTTGGAGCAAAAATTAGACTCGAAGAATAA
- a CDS encoding LysE/ArgO family amino acid transporter, which translates to MIETIIKGFTIGIAYVAPIGMQNMYVINTAMTQSRSRMYQVAIITILFDISLALACFFGMGALIEAVPIIKKIMLGLGSIAIIWIGIQLIRSTPKLNTSVETKKTLLQVAFSCFLVTWANPQALIDGTLLFGGFRASLPAEMAKYFIIGSSLASFVWFGSLGTIVSVFKKVFNEKALKVINVVCGIIIIYYGIKLGINFFNIL; encoded by the coding sequence ATGATTGAAACAATTATTAAAGGTTTTACCATTGGAATAGCTTATGTAGCTCCAATCGGTATGCAAAACATGTATGTAATAAATACAGCCATGACTCAAAGTCGTTCAAGAATGTATCAGGTAGCTATTATAACTATTTTATTTGATATTTCTTTGGCTCTAGCATGTTTTTTTGGAATGGGTGCATTAATAGAGGCAGTACCTATAATAAAAAAAATAATGTTAGGTCTTGGTTCTATAGCGATTATTTGGATTGGTATTCAATTAATTCGATCAACACCAAAACTAAATACTAGTGTTGAAACAAAGAAGACATTGTTACAGGTTGCATTCTCATGTTTTTTGGTGACATGGGCAAATCCCCAAGCTTTAATAGATGGAACTCTATTGTTTGGTGGATTTAGGGCATCATTACCTGCTGAAATGGCTAAATATTTTATAATAGGGTCTTCTTTAGCTTCATTTGTATGGTTTGGTTCTCTGGGAACAATAGTTAGTGTATTCAAAAAAGTATTCAACGAAAAGGCATTGAAAGTAATCAATGTAGTTTGTGGAATCATAATCATTTATTATGGAATTAAATTAGGAATTAATTTTTTTAACATTTTATAA
- a CDS encoding 16S rRNA pseudouridine(516) synthase yields MKLRIDKMLSNIGLGSRKQIKQDAKKGFIKINDEIIKDSSKIIDTEVDEIKYKNETVKYVQYIYLMMNKPQGVVSATEDNYDKTVIDLLEDNDKFYEPFPVGRLDKDTEGLLLITNNGKLAHDLLSPRKHVNKKYYVEVAEEVIEEDVKAFAKGVTLEDGYNTLPAKLEIIESGYPSKCYVTIKEGKYHQIKRMFKGIDNEVVYLKRISMGPLNLDETLKLGQYRHLTKEEIHKL; encoded by the coding sequence ATGAAACTGCGAATAGATAAAATGCTATCAAATATAGGTCTTGGATCGAGAAAACAAATAAAACAAGACGCTAAGAAAGGTTTTATAAAAATAAATGATGAAATAATAAAAGATAGTTCTAAAATAATAGATACAGAAGTTGACGAAATAAAATATAAAAACGAAACTGTAAAATATGTTCAGTATATATATCTAATGATGAATAAACCTCAAGGAGTTGTTTCAGCAACAGAAGACAACTATGATAAAACAGTTATAGATTTGTTAGAAGATAACGATAAGTTTTATGAGCCTTTTCCAGTAGGAAGACTTGACAAAGATACAGAAGGACTATTATTAATAACGAATAATGGAAAACTTGCACATGACTTACTATCACCTAGAAAACATGTAAATAAAAAATATTATGTAGAAGTTGCAGAAGAAGTAATAGAGGAGGACGTAAAAGCCTTTGCCAAGGGAGTAACCTTAGAAGATGGATATAATACATTACCAGCTAAATTAGAAATAATAGAATCAGGATATCCATCCAAATGTTATGTAACAATAAAAGAAGGTAAATATCATCAAATAAAAAGAATGTTTAAAGGAATCGATAATGAAGTAGTTTATCTCAAAAGAATATCCATGGGTCCATTGAATCTCGATGAAACATTAAAGTTAGGACAATACAGACACCTAACCAAAGAAGAAATACACAAACTGTAG
- a CDS encoding sugar phosphate isomerase/epimerase family protein — translation MKIGMPALVEYTSLTQLVNLCLELKLNFIELNMNLPYNFIENINPIELKNITKETNIEFTMHMPDEADLGTFYNSVREGYVKLFSDTFDWAIESGVKLLNMHIIEGAKMTLPDRKVYMYEEYCDEYINNFTKSIDFLSKKAKKFNIILAIENSSNFDKSYIQKTLNKAIKLPNVKLTWDVGHDAVSKFTDSLYLMQHKDDIAHMHIHDVKGKKDHQVLFEGDLNISKLIKFAETKNIPILIEVKTVESLKKSIKKLNKKPLVC, via the coding sequence ATGAAAATAGGTATGCCAGCACTAGTTGAATACACATCATTGACTCAATTAGTAAACTTATGTTTAGAATTAAAATTAAACTTTATTGAATTAAATATGAACTTACCATATAACTTCATAGAAAACATAAATCCTATAGAACTTAAAAATATCACAAAAGAAACAAATATTGAATTTACAATGCATATGCCAGATGAAGCAGATTTAGGAACTTTTTATAATAGTGTTAGAGAAGGATATGTAAAACTTTTTTCAGACACATTTGATTGGGCTATTGAATCGGGAGTAAAACTTTTAAATATGCATATAATTGAAGGAGCTAAAATGACACTTCCTGATAGGAAAGTCTATATGTACGAAGAATATTGCGATGAATACATAAACAACTTTACAAAATCAATTGATTTTCTATCAAAAAAAGCAAAAAAGTTTAATATAATATTAGCCATAGAAAATAGCAGTAACTTTGATAAAAGTTATATTCAAAAAACCTTAAATAAAGCAATAAAATTACCTAACGTTAAGCTTACATGGGATGTAGGACATGATGCTGTAAGTAAATTTACTGATAGCCTATATTTAATGCAACATAAAGATGATATAGCTCATATGCATATTCACGATGTTAAGGGAAAAAAGGACCACCAGGTACTCTTTGAAGGTGATTTAAATATAAGCAAGTTAATTAAATTTGCAGAAACAAAAAACATACCTATTCTTATTGAAGTTAAAACTGTTGAATCATTAAAAAAATCAATAAAAAAACTAAACAAAAAGCCCCTAGTGTGCTAG
- a CDS encoding YkvI family membrane protein yields the protein MEIKADSKIENAQKRKRNSIVPPFLGIAAVWFGTHAGPGVASGKQVASYYSAYGIIGMFTPILAMALLGLAIYFAIEYSRVHEIHDFKTFTNKFFHPHEKLFSAFFEISFLVTSLLAPGLCIATSAQLLEQYFGLNIWIGTILMVLISVILVIYGAEIVKAASTALTVGILVVIGLIVFLGIKANGSAISTNLANTSVADYSLFGGIWLAITYAGFQSTGIIGNCISVSQGLKSKNDSIKSATLGTILNTVMLVAIVLVNYAYQPESINSLLPNYYIVQQLGLPILETVYVIFVIMASLSTIIAFAFSLVARYGNKEYLVNKIKQEKSRNILIVLGMLILDVLVSTFGIASIVNIGYKYLGYFSIFVVLFPFIIVGMKKGNQKLTQENE from the coding sequence ATGGAAATTAAAGCAGATAGCAAAATTGAAAATGCTCAAAAAAGAAAGAGGAACTCAATTGTTCCACCGTTTTTAGGAATAGCTGCAGTATGGTTTGGTACTCACGCCGGACCAGGCGTTGCTTCAGGAAAGCAAGTTGCATCATATTACTCAGCTTATGGAATAATAGGAATGTTTACACCGATACTTGCAATGGCGTTATTAGGACTAGCTATATATTTTGCAATAGAATATTCTAGGGTCCATGAGATACATGATTTTAAAACATTTACTAATAAATTTTTTCATCCTCACGAAAAATTATTTAGCGCATTTTTTGAAATATCATTCCTTGTAACGTCGCTATTAGCACCAGGCCTTTGTATTGCAACTAGTGCTCAGTTATTAGAACAATACTTTGGGTTAAATATTTGGATTGGAACTATATTAATGGTTTTAATATCTGTAATATTAGTTATTTATGGAGCTGAAATAGTGAAAGCTGCATCTACAGCCCTAACAGTTGGAATACTTGTAGTTATCGGTTTAATTGTTTTCTTGGGAATTAAAGCTAACGGAAGTGCAATCAGTACAAATTTGGCTAATACATCAGTTGCTGATTACTCATTATTCGGAGGAATTTGGTTGGCAATAACATATGCAGGCTTCCAATCAACTGGAATTATAGGAAATTGCATTTCAGTTTCCCAAGGATTAAAAAGTAAGAATGATTCAATTAAATCTGCAACGCTAGGAACAATATTGAACACAGTGATGCTAGTTGCTATCGTGTTAGTAAACTATGCTTATCAACCTGAATCAATTAACAGTTTATTACCAAACTATTATATAGTTCAGCAGTTAGGATTGCCCATATTAGAAACTGTGTATGTTATATTCGTAATAATGGCATCTTTGTCAACAATTATAGCATTTGCGTTTTCACTTGTTGCTAGATATGGAAATAAAGAATATTTGGTAAATAAAATAAAACAAGAAAAATCAAGAAATATATTAATCGTATTAGGGATGTTGATTTTAGACGTATTAGTATCAACATTTGGAATTGCCTCTATAGTTAATATAGGATATAAGTATTTAGGATATTTCTCAATATTCGTAGTATTGTTCCCATTTATTATAGTAGGAATGAAAAAAGGAAATCAAAAATTGACTCAAGAGAACGAATAA
- a CDS encoding electron transfer flavoprotein subunit beta/FixA family protein, with product MKIIVLIKQVPDMEKVKFDKEKGRINRASAGTEINPFDLNALETALQISEKTEAEVIALSMGPPQAEESLKEAIARGAHEGILLSDSKFGGSDVKATANILSAAIKKIGNYDLVIAGIQTVDGDTGQVGPEIAGCLGIPHISNVECIKDYTLNNIDVVSNVWEGLYLKRGKFPILITVTKDVNTPRLPSFKNKMKARKAEITKWNFEELKEILDETKIGINGSATKVKKIEIPSQNKRDGKVYRDNDIYISEILNVLKENKVLQ from the coding sequence ATGAAAATCATAGTACTTATTAAACAAGTACCCGATATGGAAAAAGTTAAATTTGACAAAGAAAAAGGACGAATAAACAGGGCGTCAGCTGGAACAGAAATCAATCCATTTGATTTAAATGCATTAGAAACAGCACTGCAAATAAGCGAAAAGACAGAAGCTGAAGTAATAGCTTTATCCATGGGACCTCCACAGGCAGAAGAATCATTAAAAGAAGCTATAGCAAGAGGAGCACATGAAGGAATACTTCTAAGTGATAGTAAGTTTGGAGGCTCTGATGTTAAAGCTACAGCAAATATATTATCTGCAGCAATTAAAAAAATAGGTAACTATGATTTAGTAATAGCGGGAATACAAACTGTTGATGGTGATACTGGACAAGTAGGACCTGAAATAGCTGGATGTCTAGGGATACCACATATTAGCAATGTTGAATGTATAAAAGACTATACTCTAAATAATATTGATGTTGTTAGTAATGTATGGGAAGGATTATATTTAAAGCGGGGGAAATTTCCAATATTAATAACCGTTACTAAAGATGTGAACACACCTAGACTTCCATCATTCAAAAATAAGATGAAAGCAAGAAAAGCAGAGATAACTAAATGGAATTTTGAAGAATTGAAAGAAATACTAGATGAAACGAAAATAGGAATTAATGGCTCAGCAACAAAAGTTAAAAAGATAGAAATACCTTCTCAAAATAAAAGAGACGGAAAAGTATATAGAGATAATGATATATACATTTCAGAAATATTGAATGTTCTAAAAGAAAACAAAGTGTTGCAATAG
- a CDS encoding electron transfer flavoprotein subunit alpha/FixB family protein: MTEKEYNGIIIFAEQKNNNIHKVSYELLGKGKLLASKLKCGLYTVVLGSKDIDTDELIYRGADKVYHIEDEVFNKPDELIYSQNLVKIIEEIKPEICLFGATTFGRSLAPRIAAVLETGLTADCTDLQIDEDGKLIQIRPAFSENILAHIKSDNYPQMATVRYKEFDEAERDESRIGEIVKVQSIKLENNLVEIIEEISNEDINLADANVVVAVGASLKSLEDLKMIEELAELLGGKVGASRALVETGIISKAHQVGYSGNRVKPTIYVACGISGAPQHVAGMKDSDTIIAINNDPSAPIINIADYSIIGDMFKIIPELINEIKNKHNVGNNM, encoded by the coding sequence ATGACAGAGAAAGAATACAATGGAATTATAATTTTTGCTGAGCAAAAGAATAATAACATACACAAAGTTTCATATGAGTTGCTAGGAAAAGGAAAATTATTGGCATCAAAACTAAAATGTGGGTTATATACAGTTGTATTAGGCTCAAAGGATATAGACACTGATGAATTAATTTACAGAGGAGCAGATAAAGTATACCATATTGAAGATGAAGTTTTTAATAAACCAGATGAATTAATATACTCTCAAAATTTAGTAAAAATTATTGAAGAAATTAAACCAGAAATTTGCTTATTTGGAGCAACAACATTTGGTAGAAGTTTAGCTCCTAGAATAGCTGCAGTTCTAGAAACTGGATTAACTGCGGATTGTACAGATTTGCAAATAGATGAAGATGGAAAATTAATTCAAATAAGACCAGCTTTTAGCGAAAATATATTAGCTCATATTAAGTCAGATAATTATCCTCAAATGGCTACAGTTAGATATAAGGAATTTGATGAAGCAGAAAGAGATGAAAGCCGAATCGGAGAAATAGTTAAAGTACAATCTATTAAATTAGAAAATAATTTAGTTGAAATAATAGAAGAAATTTCAAATGAAGACATAAATTTAGCTGATGCAAATGTAGTAGTAGCTGTTGGAGCATCTTTGAAAAGTTTAGAAGATTTGAAAATGATTGAAGAACTAGCAGAATTATTAGGAGGAAAAGTAGGAGCCTCTAGAGCATTAGTTGAAACAGGAATTATTTCAAAAGCACATCAAGTAGGGTATAGTGGAAACAGAGTTAAGCCTACAATATATGTTGCTTGTGGAATATCAGGAGCACCGCAGCATGTTGCTGGGATGAAAGATTCAGATACTATAATAGCAATAAACAACGACCCGTCAGCACCAATAATAAATATAGCTGACTATTCGATAATAGGGGATATGTTTAAAATTATCCCTGAATTGATAAATGAAATAAAAAACAAACACAACGTCGGAAATAACATGTGA
- a CDS encoding FAD-binding oxidoreductase — MNDQIIKKMQQIVGNEWVVTDTDKVSSYCEDETEKAMKPKVCTDCVVVKPANTEEISQIIKYANDQKLTVVARGGGTSLSGAAVTIMPSIIISMERMNKIIEVDESSLTVECEAGATLLDIVELFNQHDSLYFPIHPGDEGAQVGGMIVMNAGGVRAVRYGVMREQVKGLEVVLPTGEIIYLGGKLIKNNAGLDLKNLIIGSEGILGIVTKATLALKPKDKYSGSLLVSFNDESDAVKAVTEIFKNGIKPLAIEYMEKSSILRAAEDIGMTWPSSVGNVDLYFIVSERKEDDLYEMYEMIVGICEENNAIESFVAESTKEQRTLLEIRSHVYPSMQKNLVDAIDAAVPIKNLAKYMQGISKIATKYNVEISTIGHIGDGNMHNSIQTEDAQKPENYDNLADEIFKLVVECEGAITGEHGIGKVRNDKLKIQFSEKELSLMKAIKNVFDPNNILNPGTAL, encoded by the coding sequence ATGAATGATCAAATAATAAAAAAAATGCAACAAATTGTGGGAAACGAATGGGTAGTAACTGATACCGATAAAGTTAGCAGTTACTGTGAGGACGAAACAGAAAAAGCTATGAAACCTAAAGTGTGTACAGATTGTGTTGTAGTAAAACCTGCAAACACAGAGGAAATATCACAAATTATAAAATATGCCAATGACCAAAAATTAACTGTAGTTGCTAGAGGCGGTGGCACTAGTTTGTCAGGAGCAGCAGTTACTATTATGCCAAGCATTATTATATCCATGGAAAGAATGAACAAAATTATAGAAGTAGATGAATCTTCATTAACAGTAGAATGTGAAGCAGGTGCAACATTACTTGACATCGTTGAATTGTTTAATCAACACGATAGTTTGTACTTTCCAATTCACCCAGGAGATGAAGGCGCTCAAGTAGGTGGTATGATAGTCATGAATGCAGGCGGTGTTAGAGCTGTAAGATATGGTGTTATGAGAGAACAGGTCAAAGGATTAGAGGTGGTTTTACCTACTGGAGAAATTATTTATTTAGGTGGAAAGTTAATTAAAAACAATGCAGGTTTAGATTTGAAGAATCTAATAATAGGTAGTGAAGGTATATTAGGCATTGTAACAAAGGCTACATTAGCACTTAAACCTAAAGACAAATATTCAGGTAGTTTATTAGTTTCATTTAATGATGAAAGTGATGCAGTTAAAGCTGTGACTGAAATATTTAAAAATGGAATAAAACCCTTGGCTATTGAGTATATGGAAAAAAGCTCTATTTTAAGAGCTGCTGAAGATATAGGTATGACATGGCCTTCAAGTGTTGGAAATGTTGATTTATATTTTATTGTTTCAGAAAGAAAAGAAGATGATTTATATGAAATGTATGAGATGATTGTAGGAATATGTGAAGAAAATAATGCAATAGAAAGTTTTGTAGCAGAAAGCACAAAAGAACAACGTACACTTTTGGAAATTAGAAGCCATGTATATCCAAGTATGCAAAAAAACTTAGTAGATGCCATAGATGCGGCTGTTCCTATTAAAAATTTAGCAAAATATATGCAGGGTATTTCTAAAATAGCTACAAAGTATAATGTTGAAATTTCAACTATAGGACATATAGGTGATGGTAATATGCATAACAGTATTCAAACAGAAGATGCACAAAAACCAGAAAACTATGATAATTTAGCAGATGAAATTTTTAAATTAGTAGTAGAATGCGAAGGAGCAATTACAGGAGAACATGGTATTGGAAAAGTAAGGAACGATAAATTGAAAATTCAATTTTCAGAAAAAGAATTAAGTCTTATGAAAGCAATAAAAAATGTATTTGATCCCAACAATATATTAAATCCAGGAACAGCACTTTAA